Proteins encoded by one window of Micromonospora coxensis:
- a CDS encoding GAF and ANTAR domain-containing protein codes for MSDAAESHLASAYGRLLTLLADSLHVDQFLDQVVRVAADVVAPAAACGLTVRRDGGVFTVAGSGELAAKGDEIQYGTDEGPCLDALRRGHVVEVADLRDDERWRRYREHALRLGIVSSLSLPMTVDHETVGALNLYATHPAAFDGPARRHAEAFTAQATAALTVIIRQADQALLHRQLTDAMASRSVIDQALGVLMGQQRCTATEAFALLRQASQHRNRKLRDVATEIVTQVSGQSPQPAPGFVAPRQQP; via the coding sequence GTGTCCGATGCTGCGGAATCGCATCTGGCCTCGGCGTACGGCCGACTGTTGACCCTGCTGGCGGATTCGCTGCACGTCGACCAGTTCCTCGACCAGGTCGTCCGGGTCGCCGCGGACGTCGTGGCCCCGGCGGCGGCCTGCGGGCTGACCGTACGGCGGGACGGCGGCGTCTTCACCGTCGCCGGCAGCGGCGAACTCGCCGCGAAGGGCGACGAGATCCAGTACGGCACCGACGAGGGGCCCTGCCTCGACGCCCTGCGTCGGGGGCACGTCGTCGAGGTCGCCGACCTGCGCGACGACGAACGGTGGCGCCGCTACCGGGAACACGCGCTGCGGCTCGGCATCGTCAGCTCGCTGTCGCTGCCGATGACGGTCGACCACGAGACCGTCGGCGCGTTGAACCTCTACGCCACCCACCCGGCCGCCTTCGACGGACCCGCGCGCCGGCACGCCGAGGCGTTCACCGCCCAGGCGACGGCGGCGCTGACCGTCATCATCCGCCAGGCCGACCAGGCGCTCCTGCACCGGCAACTCACCGACGCGATGGCCTCCCGCAGCGTCATCGACCAGGCCCTCGGGGTGCTGATGGGCCAGCAACGGTGCACCGCCACGGAGGCGTTCGCCCTGCTCCGGCAGGCGTCACAGCACCGCAACCGCAAGCTGCGTGACGTCGCCACGGAGATCGTCACGCAGGTCAGCGGCCAGTCCCCGCAACCCGCCCCCGGATTCGTCGCGCCCCGCCAGCAGCCCTGA
- a CDS encoding questin oxidase family protein: MTGSVLDEAYERVRHTGPERDGWLSNHAPMAVEALVHHGHERAVHRWIDGYADKLEERPRGIRPIPSDEWRDPLGDPVRTGDWLNHFDRELAGEPWREVLVRWWPRLLPGIAAGATHGVIRVGHAVRALLDEETQPRVAELGQGLAYWAARWQPLAPPGAGPYPTTDARSALDAVPRVPDQRSGIRARLAQLADLPRWPSVAGAVPGTNEDDVPTRLGGIVDAAVVRHGTHGYASPVMLVHAATAPNAVLRALPALPPTLWAPSLAAAWAASAAVTAAYAPAEARPVPPAGTDLSLDEVMRRAADSGDAHAIKFIDTVSDTYTRSGDPALLAIAAQSTEQIAAD; this comes from the coding sequence ATGACGGGTTCCGTCCTCGACGAGGCATACGAACGGGTGCGCCACACTGGCCCGGAGCGGGACGGTTGGCTGTCCAACCACGCCCCCATGGCGGTGGAGGCCCTGGTCCACCACGGCCACGAGCGGGCAGTTCACCGCTGGATCGACGGCTACGCGGACAAGTTGGAGGAGCGGCCACGGGGTATCCGACCCATCCCGAGTGATGAGTGGCGCGACCCGCTCGGCGACCCGGTTCGTACCGGAGACTGGCTCAACCATTTCGACCGCGAGTTGGCCGGCGAACCCTGGCGGGAGGTGCTGGTCCGGTGGTGGCCGCGCCTGCTACCTGGCATAGCCGCCGGCGCGACCCACGGAGTCATCCGGGTCGGCCACGCCGTACGCGCACTGCTCGACGAGGAGACCCAGCCGCGCGTCGCCGAACTCGGTCAGGGGCTGGCCTACTGGGCCGCCCGGTGGCAGCCCCTCGCACCACCCGGCGCCGGACCGTACCCGACGACCGACGCCCGGTCCGCGCTCGACGCGGTACCCCGCGTACCCGACCAGCGGTCCGGCATCCGAGCCCGCCTCGCTCAACTGGCCGACCTGCCCCGGTGGCCCTCAGTAGCCGGCGCAGTGCCCGGCACCAACGAGGACGACGTGCCGACACGGCTCGGCGGCATCGTCGACGCCGCGGTCGTCCGGCACGGCACCCACGGGTACGCCAGCCCCGTCATGCTCGTCCACGCCGCCACCGCGCCGAACGCGGTCCTGCGGGCCTTGCCGGCGCTACCGCCAACGCTCTGGGCGCCGAGCCTTGCGGCCGCCTGGGCGGCGTCGGCTGCGGTCACCGCGGCCTACGCCCCGGCCGAGGCCCGGCCCGTCCCGCCCGCTGGCACCGACCTGAGCCTCGATGAGGTCATGCGCCGGGCGGCAGACTCCGGAGATGCGCACGCGATCAAGTTCATCGATACGGTGAGTGACACGTACACCCGCTCCGGTGATCCCGCCCTGCTCGCCATCGCCGCGCAATCCACCGAGCAGATCGCCGCCGACTGA
- a CDS encoding YciI family protein — MTRYLISFDAGAMDHIPDEEMPDVGKAAHAVVQEAVDAGVFVFGAGLERQRASVVATDGTVTDGPYPETKAVVGGFTIVDVASRGEALAWATRIAAACRCAQEVRQLMPDPETDAMLRQADRR; from the coding sequence ATGACGCGTTACTTGATCTCGTTCGACGCCGGCGCGATGGACCACATCCCCGACGAGGAGATGCCCGACGTGGGCAAGGCCGCGCACGCGGTCGTCCAGGAGGCCGTCGACGCCGGCGTGTTCGTGTTCGGCGCCGGACTGGAGAGGCAGCGGGCGAGCGTCGTGGCCACGGACGGGACGGTCACCGACGGCCCCTACCCGGAGACCAAGGCGGTCGTCGGCGGCTTCACGATCGTCGACGTGGCCTCCCGCGGGGAGGCGCTGGCGTGGGCCACCAGGATCGCTGCCGCGTGCCGCTGCGCGCAGGAGGTCCGGCAGCTCATGCCCGATCCCGAGACGGACGCGATGCTCCGCCAGGCTGACCGGCGCTGA
- a CDS encoding helix-turn-helix domain-containing protein, which yields MYELGIACAVFGGAHTDLADPWYELRLCGIRRGAPPRTPGFVVNTGYGMADLAGADTVVVPSVPDDCVLGDRPLPPELLDGLRQAHAAGARIVSLCNGAFALAAAGLLDGRRVTAHWSHTSLLAKRHPDVDVDDSVLYVDEGQVLTSAGLSAGLDLCLHVVRCDFGAHVANQLARRMVVPAHRPGGQAQFVERPVAPADDDSLGPVLHWALENLDRPLSVDTLAARARMSPRTFHRRLLAATGLTPMKWLLSQRIARAQALLESTELPIDKVSEHSGLGTANNLRRHFAAQVGVSPTGYRLAFSVGGQPGVRPRDRRS from the coding sequence ATGTACGAGCTCGGCATCGCCTGCGCGGTCTTCGGCGGCGCGCACACCGACCTGGCCGACCCCTGGTACGAGTTGCGCCTGTGCGGCATCCGGCGAGGCGCCCCGCCCCGTACGCCGGGCTTCGTGGTGAACACCGGCTACGGGATGGCGGACCTGGCCGGAGCCGACACCGTGGTCGTTCCCTCGGTGCCCGACGATTGCGTCCTGGGTGACCGCCCGCTCCCGCCCGAGCTGCTCGACGGGCTGCGCCAAGCACACGCCGCCGGCGCCCGCATCGTCTCGCTCTGCAACGGCGCGTTCGCCCTCGCCGCCGCCGGGCTGCTCGACGGCCGGCGAGTCACCGCCCACTGGTCGCACACCAGCCTGCTGGCGAAACGCCATCCGGACGTCGACGTCGACGACTCGGTGCTGTACGTCGACGAGGGTCAGGTGCTCACCAGCGCCGGGCTCAGCGCCGGACTGGACCTGTGCCTGCACGTGGTCCGCTGCGACTTCGGCGCGCACGTCGCGAACCAGCTGGCCCGCCGGATGGTGGTGCCCGCTCACCGGCCCGGCGGGCAGGCGCAGTTCGTCGAGCGCCCGGTCGCGCCGGCCGACGACGACAGCCTCGGCCCGGTCCTGCACTGGGCACTGGAGAACCTCGACCGTCCGTTGTCGGTGGACACCCTGGCGGCGCGAGCGCGGATGAGCCCGCGCACGTTCCACCGGCGGCTGCTCGCCGCGACCGGGCTCACGCCGATGAAGTGGCTGCTCAGCCAGCGCATCGCCCGAGCGCAGGCGCTCCTGGAGTCCACCGAGCTGCCGATCGACAAGGTCAGCGAGCACAGCGGGCTCGGCACCGCGAACAACCTGCGCCGGCATTTCGCCGCGCAGGTGGGCGTCTCACCGACCGGCTACCGGCTGGCATTCAGCGTTGGTGGGCAGCCGGGGGTCCGTCCCCGAGATCGGCGTAGCTGA
- a CDS encoding NAD(P)-dependent oxidoreductase, which produces MNDARVPVTVLGLGMMGRALARAFLAAGHPTTVWNRTPGRADELVAAGAVAVDTAAAAIAASPLVVVCVRDYPAAEEILGTARDALAGRVLVNLTSGTSAEAREMAGRVAGRGAGYLDGAIMMTPPGIGTPEAVILYGGAPEDFTANEPALRVLGGGTTFLGADPGLPSVYDVALLGVMWGTLNSFMHAVALVGTEGIAASTFLPLVKDWLLGVSSFLSLYAEQIDSGDYAASDATLETHLSPIGHLIEESRARGVDASIAEYTRTLVEKAVSDGHARDSYARIVEYFGAPAARA; this is translated from the coding sequence ATGAACGATGCGCGTGTGCCGGTGACGGTGCTCGGTCTGGGGATGATGGGCAGGGCCCTGGCCCGGGCTTTCCTGGCCGCCGGCCATCCGACGACGGTGTGGAACCGCACGCCCGGGCGGGCCGACGAGCTGGTGGCGGCCGGAGCGGTCGCCGTGGACACCGCCGCCGCCGCGATCGCGGCGAGTCCTCTGGTCGTGGTCTGTGTGCGCGACTACCCGGCTGCGGAGGAGATCCTCGGCACGGCGCGCGACGCGCTCGCCGGCCGGGTGCTGGTGAACCTGACGTCCGGCACCTCGGCGGAGGCCCGGGAGATGGCCGGCCGGGTCGCCGGGCGAGGAGCCGGATACCTCGACGGGGCGATCATGATGACGCCGCCGGGCATCGGTACCCCTGAGGCCGTCATCCTCTACGGCGGAGCGCCGGAGGACTTCACCGCCAATGAACCGGCACTGCGCGTCCTCGGTGGCGGCACCACGTTCCTGGGTGCCGACCCCGGCCTGCCGTCGGTGTACGACGTGGCACTGCTCGGGGTCATGTGGGGCACCCTCAACAGCTTCATGCATGCCGTGGCGCTGGTCGGCACGGAGGGGATCGCCGCGAGCACCTTTCTCCCGCTGGTGAAGGACTGGCTGTTGGGGGTCTCCTCGTTCCTCAGCCTGTACGCCGAGCAGATCGACAGCGGCGACTACGCGGCGAGCGACGCGACCTTGGAGACCCATCTCTCGCCGATCGGGCACCTCATCGAGGAGAGCCGGGCGCGGGGCGTCGACGCGTCGATCGCCGAGTACACCAGGACGCTCGTCGAGAAGGCGGTGTCCGACGGTCACGCCCGGGACAGTTACGCTCGGATCGTCGAGTACTTCGGCGCTCCGGCGGCGCGGGCGTGA
- a CDS encoding maleylpyruvate isomerase N-terminal domain-containing protein codes for MSDFWPGLVTSAADESVLVLEKAADQDWNTGAADLDWTCRQTLDHLALGIVGYAGLLIARPADRYVTLFASLDEHAPIPACLEGIRIAASILASAVREATPEVQAWHPWGHSDGPGFAAMGIVELAVHTYDIARTFELGWRPPDTLCRAALERLFPDRPAGHSPADTLLWCTGREPLPGLGRRRQWQWDGTVR; via the coding sequence GTGAGCGACTTCTGGCCCGGCCTGGTCACCTCAGCGGCCGACGAGAGCGTGCTCGTCCTGGAGAAAGCAGCCGACCAGGACTGGAACACCGGCGCCGCTGATCTGGACTGGACCTGCCGGCAGACGCTGGATCATCTCGCCCTCGGCATCGTCGGCTACGCCGGGCTGCTGATCGCCCGTCCGGCCGACCGGTACGTCACGCTCTTCGCCTCACTCGACGAGCACGCGCCGATACCGGCCTGTCTGGAGGGCATCCGGATCGCCGCGAGCATCCTCGCGTCCGCCGTACGGGAGGCGACTCCGGAGGTCCAGGCCTGGCATCCCTGGGGGCACTCCGACGGGCCCGGCTTCGCCGCGATGGGGATCGTCGAGCTGGCCGTGCACACGTACGACATCGCCCGCACGTTCGAGCTGGGCTGGCGGCCGCCGGACACGCTGTGCCGGGCTGCGCTCGAACGGCTGTTCCCGGATCGTCCCGCCGGCCACAGCCCCGCCGACACTCTGTTGTGGTGCACCGGCCGCGAACCGTTGCCCGGACTCGGCCGCCGGCGCCAATGGCAGTGGGACGGGACGGTGCGCTGA
- a CDS encoding RNA polymerase sigma-70 factor — protein sequence MTPDPRGQVFDEYRHLLFSVAYRILGSAADAEDAVQDAWLRWSAADRSRVADPKGYLARIVSNLALDRLRSARVRRETYVGPWLPEPILTSTDTADDVAATDAVSMALLVVLETLTPLERAVFVLKEAFGFSHAEIAEAVDRSEDAVRQAAHRARGHVRARRPRFPADRVRQREVTERFVTAATGGDINLLMQLLAPDVTLWTDGGGKVRQAMRPVTGADRVGAWFAGIATRPYQGVEPADMTVELVELNGQAGIVFSGAGRVIATLTLDLAEDGRIAGIHNVANPDKLHAVGARTVHRIETGR from the coding sequence ATGACCCCCGACCCGCGCGGGCAGGTGTTCGACGAGTACCGGCACCTGCTGTTCTCCGTGGCGTACCGCATCCTCGGCAGCGCGGCCGACGCCGAGGACGCGGTGCAGGACGCCTGGTTGCGCTGGTCGGCGGCCGACCGGTCCCGGGTGGCCGACCCCAAGGGTTACCTGGCGCGGATCGTGTCGAACCTGGCGCTCGACCGGCTCCGCTCGGCCCGGGTCCGGCGCGAGACGTACGTCGGCCCGTGGCTGCCCGAGCCGATCCTGACCAGCACCGACACCGCCGACGACGTGGCCGCCACGGACGCGGTGTCGATGGCCCTGCTCGTGGTGCTGGAGACGTTGACCCCGCTGGAGCGCGCGGTGTTCGTCCTGAAGGAGGCCTTCGGCTTCAGCCACGCCGAGATCGCCGAGGCCGTCGACCGCTCGGAGGACGCCGTACGGCAGGCCGCGCACCGCGCGCGGGGGCACGTGCGGGCCCGGCGGCCCCGCTTCCCCGCCGATCGGGTACGCCAGCGGGAGGTCACCGAGCGCTTCGTCACCGCCGCCACCGGCGGCGACATCAACCTGCTGATGCAGTTGCTCGCACCGGACGTGACGCTGTGGACCGACGGTGGCGGCAAGGTCCGCCAGGCGATGCGCCCGGTCACCGGCGCGGACCGGGTCGGCGCCTGGTTCGCGGGCATCGCCACCCGCCCCTACCAGGGCGTCGAGCCCGCCGACATGACGGTCGAGCTGGTCGAGCTGAACGGCCAGGCGGGCATCGTGTTCAGCGGCGCTGGCCGTGTCATCGCCACGCTCACCCTCGACCTCGCCGAGGACGGCCGCATCGCGGGCATCCACAACGTCGCCAACCCCGACAAGCTCCACGCCGTCGGCGCCCGGACCGTCCACCGCATCGAGACCGGCCGCTGA
- a CDS encoding NAD(P)/FAD-dependent oxidoreductase, translating to MNRIVILGAGYAGMAATVSLAARTTRRDDVHITLVNADERFTERLRLHQTASGQQLAELRIPHLLDGTGVDFVRGWVTGVDAAARTVRVDDERSLEYDRLVYALGSVTDTAAVPGVDDHAYTLNSAPDAELLARRLAGLGSGTVAVCGSGLTGVEAAAELAERHPALDVVLIGRQEPGSTMGPKARAYLHGALALLGVRVVSGAEIVTVRPGAVDLAGGDSVPADLVLWTSGVRVSPLAAAAGLRVDERGRVVTDPTLRSVSHPQVYAVGDAAAVRQGYGIVHGTCQSGMPTGVHAAQSIARELTGRQPGRFRFGYLHAPVSLGRRDAVVQFTHPDDSPRRLCLTGRPAAWYKETVSSSPWPSFARLKRFPSVGLLAWRRGGRYTR from the coding sequence ATGAACAGGATCGTGATCCTCGGCGCGGGGTACGCGGGCATGGCCGCGACGGTGAGCCTGGCCGCCCGCACCACGCGCCGCGACGACGTGCACATCACCCTCGTCAACGCGGACGAGCGGTTCACCGAGCGGCTGCGGCTGCACCAGACCGCGTCCGGGCAGCAACTGGCCGAGCTGCGCATCCCGCACCTGCTCGACGGCACCGGGGTGGACTTCGTACGCGGCTGGGTCACCGGCGTGGACGCCGCCGCGCGTACCGTCCGCGTCGACGACGAGCGGTCGCTGGAGTACGACCGGCTGGTCTACGCGCTCGGCTCGGTCACCGACACCGCCGCCGTACCCGGGGTGGACGACCACGCGTACACGCTGAACAGCGCCCCCGACGCCGAGCTGCTGGCGCGGCGGCTGGCCGGCCTGGGCAGCGGCACCGTGGCCGTCTGCGGCAGCGGGCTGACCGGGGTCGAGGCGGCGGCCGAGCTGGCCGAACGGCACCCCGCCCTGGACGTGGTGCTCATCGGCCGGCAGGAGCCGGGATCGACGATGGGGCCGAAGGCCAGGGCGTACCTGCACGGCGCGCTCGCCCTGCTGGGGGTGCGGGTGGTGAGCGGCGCGGAGATCGTCACGGTGCGGCCCGGGGCGGTGGACCTCGCCGGCGGCGACAGCGTCCCCGCCGACCTGGTGCTGTGGACCAGCGGGGTACGGGTGTCGCCGCTGGCGGCCGCGGCGGGTCTGCGGGTCGACGAGCGCGGCCGGGTCGTCACCGACCCCACGCTGCGCTCGGTGTCGCACCCGCAGGTGTACGCCGTCGGTGACGCCGCCGCCGTCCGGCAGGGCTACGGGATCGTGCACGGCACCTGCCAGAGCGGCATGCCGACCGGTGTGCACGCCGCGCAGTCGATCGCGCGTGAGCTGACCGGCCGACAGCCCGGTCGGTTCCGGTTCGGGTACCTGCACGCCCCGGTAAGCCTGGGCCGGCGCGACGCGGTCGTCCAGTTCACCCACCCCGACGACAGCCCCCGGCGGCTCTGTCTGACCGGCCGTCCCGCCGCCTGGTACAAGGAGACGGTGAGTTCGTCGCCGTGGCCGTCGTTCGCGCGGCTGAAGCGGTTCCCGTCGGTGGGCCTGCTCGCGTGGCGTCGCGGCGGCCGGTACACCCGATGA
- a CDS encoding MmcQ/YjbR family DNA-binding protein, with protein MADADDVRRLALALPDVVEIDSEGFDFRVGGKGFVWSYPERTPGTPRRIRTDIAVLYVGDEAEKQALLLGEPELFFTTSGYDGLPLVMLRLAQVDVARLEELVTDAWHMRVPDTLVGEPDGADPVSPGLSGAEQ; from the coding sequence ATGGCTGACGCCGACGACGTCCGCCGCCTGGCGCTGGCGCTGCCCGACGTGGTCGAGATCGACAGCGAGGGCTTCGACTTCCGGGTCGGCGGCAAGGGCTTCGTCTGGTCCTATCCCGAGCGCACCCCCGGCACGCCACGCCGCATCCGTACCGACATCGCCGTGCTGTACGTCGGCGACGAGGCGGAGAAGCAGGCGCTGCTCCTCGGCGAGCCCGAGCTCTTCTTCACCACGTCCGGGTACGACGGGCTGCCCCTGGTCATGCTGCGGCTGGCCCAGGTGGACGTCGCGCGCCTGGAGGAACTCGTCACCGACGCGTGGCACATGCGCGTCCCGGACACCCTCGTCGGCGAGCCCGACGGCGCCGATCCGGTGAGCCCGGGCCTCAGCGGCGCCGAGCAGTAG
- a CDS encoding STAS domain-containing protein, with product MSVHQAPPVTTPETTRPPTLSLAVARDGPATVVTVRGPLDMDTVDSLVDLVDGVMSGLPPPVLVLDLSGVDFFCAAGVTALLTVRRRVASDGSALVVREPSRITVAVLDMVGLRHEFTTD from the coding sequence ATGTCCGTCCATCAGGCACCGCCCGTGACGACGCCGGAGACCACCCGCCCGCCGACCCTGTCCCTCGCGGTCGCCCGGGACGGCCCGGCGACGGTGGTGACGGTGCGTGGGCCACTCGACATGGACACCGTCGACTCGCTGGTGGACCTCGTCGACGGCGTGATGTCCGGCCTACCACCGCCGGTGCTGGTGCTCGACCTCAGTGGGGTGGACTTCTTCTGCGCCGCCGGGGTGACGGCCCTGCTGACGGTGCGCCGGCGGGTCGCCTCCGACGGATCCGCGCTGGTCGTACGCGAGCCGTCGCGGATCACCGTCGCCGTCCTGGACATGGTCGGCCTGCGGCACGAGTTCACCACTGACTGA